Below is a window of Mycolicibacterium chitae DNA.
TGCAGCAACTGCTGCAGGATCTCGTTGGAACCGTTGGCCGCCCACACGTTCTGCGCCCCGAGTTCGACCCCGGTCGCCGCGGTGAGGTAGGCCGCCAGATCGGTGCGCAGCGCCACCGCATCGCGGTCCGGGTAGCGGTGCAACTGCGCCGCGGCCACCCGGACCGACTCGGCCACGTCGTCGATCAACGCCTGCGTGGGCGGGTGCGGGTTCTCGTTGGTGTTCAACCGCACCGGCACTTCCAATTGCGGTGCGCCGTAGGGCGATTTGCCGCGCAGATTCTCGCGCAGCGGCAGGTCGGCCAGGGTCACGGAGTCGCCGATCATCGCTCGAACCTCCGTCGGACCGCCTCGCCGTGCGCGGGCAGGTCCTCGGCCTTGGACAGCGTGATCACGTGTCCGGAAACGTCCTTGAGCGCCGCCTCGGTGTAGTCCACGACGTGGATGCCCTTGAGGAAGGTCTGCACCGACAGCCCGCTCGAGTGCCGGGCGCAGCCCGCGGTCGGCAGCACGTGGTTGGACCCCGCGCAGTAGTCGCCGAGGCTCACCGGCGACCACGGTCCGACGAAAATCGCGCCCGCCGAACGGATCCGGTGCGCCACTTCGGCGGCGTCGCGGGTCTGGATCTCGAGGTGCTCGGCGGCGTAGGCGTTGACCACCCGCACCCCCTGATCGATGTCGTCGACCAGCACGGTCGCCGACTGCCGTCCACTCAGCGCGGTCGACACCCGGTCCCGGTGCACCGTCGTGGCCAGCTGGACGGTCAGTTCGCGGTCGGTGGCATCGGCCAACTCGGGGCTGCAGGTGACCAGCACGCTGGCGGCCATCTCGTCGTGCTCGGCCTGGCTGATCAGGTCGGCGGCCACGTGGACCGGGTCGGCGGTGTGGTCGGCCAGGATCGCGATCTCGGTCGGTCCGGCCTCGGCGTCGATGCCCACCTGGGAGCGGCAGATCCGCTTGGCCGCGGTGACGTAGATGTTGCCGGGGCCGGTGATCATGTCCACCGACGCCAGTTCGGCGCCGTCGGTGTCGGTGCCGCCGTAGGCCAGCAGGGCGACCGCCTGGGCGCCGCCCACCGCCCAGACCTCCTCGACGCCCAGCAGCGCCGCGGCCGCCAGGATGGTGGGATGCGGCAGGGCTTGGAAGGCGCCGGTCCCGGAAGCCTGCGGCGGGCTGGCGATCACCAGCGAGTCGACGCCGGCGAGCTGCGCGGGCACGACGTTCATCACGACGCTCGACGGGTAGACGGCATTGCCGCCCGGCACGTACAGCCCGACCCGTTCGACGGGGACCCACCGCTCGGTGACGGTGGCCCCGGGCGCCAGTTCGGTGGTGGTGTCGGTGCGCCGCTGATCGGCGTGCACGGCGCGGGCCCGCGCGATCGCGACCTCCAGGGCGGCGCGGACCTCCGGATCCAGCGCGTCCAGCGCCTGGGCCAGCGCGGCGGCGGGCACCCGCACGGTCTCGGGCCGCACGCCGTCGAAGGATGCGCCGTAGTCGAGGGCCGCGGGCGCACCCCGCTCGGCCACGTCGTCGACGATCGGACGGACCTTGGGCACGACCGCATCGACGTCGACACCGCCGCGCGGCAGCGCGGCGCGCAGCTGCGCCACCGACAGGGGTCGGTCGCGCAGGTCGATGCGGGACATCTGGAAATTGGCCATCACCGTCGATTGTCCCTGATTGGTCCAGCTGAATAAAATCACGCCTGAGCTGGACCGCGTTGCGGGTCCCGCGGCGCTCAGAAATCCAGGCCGATATCGAGCACCCGCACGGAGTGCGTCAGCGCCCCCACCGCCAGATAGTCGACCCCGGTCCCGGCGTAGGCCGCGGCATCGGCGAGCGAGAGCCCGCCGGAAGACTCCAGTTGCACGTCGGGGGCGTTGGCATCCCGGCGCTGCACGGCGATCTGGGTCTCCCACACCGCGAAGTTGTCCAGCAGCACCAGCTGCACGTCCTCCCGCAGCACCTCGTCGAGCTGTTCCAGCGAGTCCACCTCGACCTCACAGGGCAGGTCGGGCGCCGCCGCCCGGACCGCCCGCAGCGCGGCCACCACCGAACCCGCCGCGGCCACGTGGTTGTCCTTGATCAGCGCGGCATCGCCGAGGCCCATCCGGTGGTTGACCCCGCCGCCGACGCGCACCGCGTACTTCTGCAGCACGCGCAGGCCGGGCAGCGTCTTGCGGGTGTCGCGGATCTTCGCGCGCGTGCCGTCGACCTCGGCGACCCATTGCGCGGTGGTCGAGGCGATCCCGGACAGGTGGCAGATGAGGTTGAGCATGGTGCGTTCGGCGGTCAGCAGCCCGCGCGTGGTCGCCTCGAGCGTCAGCAGCGGGTCCCCGGGGCGCAGCAGGTCGCCGTCGTCGGCGCGGCCGAGCACCCGGTACGCGTCGGGCCCCAGCACCTCGTCGAGCACCAGCAGCGCGACGTCGATGCCCGCGACCACACCTTCGGCCCGGGTCACCATGGCCGCGGTCGTGCGCGCGTCCTCGGCGACCGTGGCCACCGAGGTGATGTCGGGGCCGTAGCGCAGGTCCTCGTCGAGGCCGCGCGCGATGACCTCGCGGGCCTCGTCGAGTTCGGCCGCGGTCAAACCGATCCGGGTCATCACGCCACCACCGGGGCATCCACGACAAGCTGTTCGTCCACCATGCGAAGCATTGTGCTGCGGGCACGGGACTCGTCGGTCAGCGGATGGTCACTTCGGTGATGGCTGCCCCGGGTCTCGGTGCGTTCGGCGGCCGCGAGGGCCACCGCGCGGGCGGTGACGGTCAGCACCGCGTCCTCGAACCGGGCCCGGGTGCTCGCCGGCCGTCGGTGCGCGGCGGCCAAGGTCTCGGTCAGCCGCGCCAGGCCCGCCCCGTCGCGGACCACCGAGGCATCGCGGGACATCGCGTGCTGCAGTTCGCTGCGCTCCACCATCTCGTGTTCGTCGCGGCGCACCGCGCGGGCCGTGACGGCCCCCACCGACGCGGCGTGGTCGGCGGCGCTCCGCCCGGCGCGGCCACCCACCACCAGGCCCTCGAGCAGGCTGTTGGAGGCCAGCCGGTTGGCGCCGTGCATACCGGTGCGGGCGACCTCACCGGCCGCGAACAGTCCCGGCACGTCGGTCCGCCCGGCGACATCGGTGACGACGCCACCGCAGCTGTAGTGCGCGCCCGGCACCACCGGGATGGGTTGACGGGTCGGGTCGATCCCCACCGCCCGGCACGAGGCCGTGACCGTCGGGAAGCGCGCCTCGAACCCCGCGATCGAGCGCGCGTCGAGGTACACGCACGCGGATCCCGTCGTGCGCAGATTCGCGTCGATCGCGGCGGCCACCACGTCGCGCGGCGCCAGATCACGCATCGGGTGCAGGCCGTCCATCACCGAATTGCCTTGCGCATCAACCAGAATCGCGCCCTCACCGCGCAGCGCCTCGGTGATCAGCGGGCGTCGCGTGTCGGCCCGGTCGGAGCTGGGCGCGGCGAACAGCATGGTCGGATGGAATTGGATGAACTCGAGGTCGCTGACGGCGGCCCCGGCCCGCAGCGCCAGCGCGATGCCGTCCCCGGTGGAGCCGGCCGGGTTGGTGGTCGCGGCGTAGAGCTGACCGAGTCCGCCGGTCGCCAGGATCACCGCGGCGGTGTGCAGGACGCCCATCCCCTGCGGGCTGAGCACCTGGACACCGACCACCGCGCCGTCGTCGAGCAGGATCTCGGCGGCGACGTGTTCGTAGCGGATGTCGAGGCGCTCGGCCGCCGCGTCGAGTGCGCGCTGGACCTCCGCGCCCGTGGCGTCCCCACCGGCGTGGATGATCCGGCGGCGCGAATGGCCACCTTCGCGGGTCAGCGACCACTGCCCGGAGGCCACCTCGTCGAAACGCGCTCCGTCACCGACCAGCTGCGCCACGGCGCGACGGCCGTCGGCGACGATCGACTCGACCGCGTGCGGATCGCACAAGCCACCGCCGGCGGCGACGGTGTCGGCCACGTGCGTGGCCACCGCGTCGGCGTCGTCCCCCAGCGCCACCGCGATGCCGCCCTGGGCGTGGAACGTGGCCGTGGCCCCGGTCCCGGGCGCGGCCTTGCTCAGGACCACCACAGAGCGGCCCGCGCGGTGCGCGGCGAGCGCGGCCGTCAAGCCGGCCACGCCCGTGCCGATCACCACGACGTCGGCGCGCTGTTGCCACATTCCGGCGAGCGGACCCGAACCGCCGCAGGCCGGTCCGGTCATTCGCCGCCGCCGGGCTGCCCGATCTCGATCATCCGCTGCACGCTGGCGCGGGCCAGCTTCGCGGTCTCGGGATCGACGTGCACCTCGTCGGCGCCCTCGGTGAGGCACCGCAGCATCGCGGCCGGCGTGATCATCTTCATGTACTTGCAGGAGGCCCGGTCGTTGACCGCCTGGAAGTCGATTTCCGGTGCGGCGCGGCGCAACTGGTGCAGCATGCCGACCTCGGTGGCCACCAGCACCTGGCGGGCGTTCGATTCGCGGGCCGCGTCGAGCATGCCGCCGGTGGACAGGATCTTGACCCGGTCCTCGGGGAAGGCGCCTTCGCCGGCCAGGTACAGCGCCGAGGTGGCGCAGCCGCACTCGGGATGCACGAACAGTTCCGCGTCCGGGTGGGTGCGCGCCTGATCGGCGAGCTCGTCACCGTTGATGCCGGCGTGGACGTGGCATTCGCCGGCCCAGATGTGCAGGTTCTCCCGGCCCGTCATGCGGCGCACGTGGGCACCGAGGAACTGGTCGGGGCAGAACAGCACCTCGCGGTCGGGGTCGATGGACTCGACCACCTCCACGGCGTTCGACGAGGTGCAGCAGATGTCGGTGAGCGCCTTCACCGCGGCCGTGGTGTTGACGTAGGACACCACGACGGCGTCGGGATGCTCGTCCTTCCAGGCCCGCAGGTCCTCGGCGGTGATGGAGTCGGCCAGCGAGCAGCCGGCGCGCTGGTCGGGAATGAGCACCGTCTTGTCCGGCGAGAGGATCTTGGCGGTCTCGGCCATGAAGTGCACTCCGGCGAAGACGATGGTGTCCTCGGGTGCCTCGGCGGCAATGCGGGACAGCGCCAGCGAGTCGCCCACGTGGTCGGCGACGTCCTGGATTTCCGGCAGCTGGTAGTTGTGTGCCAGCAGCGTCGCGCCGCGCAGCTTCGCCAGGCGGCGGATCTGTGCGGCCCACTGCTCGTCGCCCGCCACACCGGTGTAGCCCCCGGGGCCGTCGACGATCCGGTCCACCATTGCACTGTCCATGTCGCGGTCGATCACGGTCATGACCGCTCCTTTCGGCGTCGGAGGTTTTCGACTTACAATCGAAAACATGGGAAATTCTAGCACCGCGCACGAAGTGCTGGCCGTCGTGTTTCAGGTTCGGCGGCTCGACAGCCGAAATCCGCAGCTCAGCGTCCTGCTGTGGGAACGGGCGCTCGATCCCCAGCGCGGCGCGTGGTCCCTGCCCGGCGGTCGACTGCGTCACGACGAGGACATGGACAGTTCAGTCCGCCGTCAACTCGCCGAGAAGGTGGACCTGCGTGAGATCGCCCACCTCGAGCAGTTGGCGGTGTTCTCCGATCCGCGCCGGGTGCCCGTCGACCGGACCATCGCCTCGACCTTCCTGGGCCTGGTGCCCTCCCCCGCCACCCCCGAGTTGCCGCCGGACACCCGCTGGCATCCGGTGGACGCCCTGCCGCCGATGGCCTTCGACCACGGTCCGATGGTCACCCACGCCCACGCCCGGCTGATCGCCAAGCTGTCCTACACCAACATCGGGTTCGCGCTGGCACCAAAGGAATTCGCACTGTCGACGCTGCGCGACATCTACGGCGCGGCGCTGGGCTATCAGGTCGACGCCACCAACCTGCAGCGCGTGCTGGCCCGCCGCAAGGTGATCACCCGCACCGGGACCACCGCCCAATCCGGGCGTAGCGGGGGCCGGCCGGCGGCGCTCTATCAGTTCGCGGATTCGCAATTGCGCGTCACCGACGAGTTCGCCGCGCTGCGCCCGCCGACCTGACAGGTGTTGATTTTTAAGGGATTCGTAAGAGACAATCGCGGGTCCGCGTTTTTGCGGGCGCGAAGGGAGTCCCATGGAGCTTGGCACCGCCGCCGCGGCGCGTGACGCCGAATGGATCGGAGCACCGCCGCACGAGGAATGGGTTTCGGGTACCCGTCCGTTGCGGCCGTCCCTGGACCCGTTCTACGTCCCGCCCGCCGGTTTCGAGCATGCCCAGCCCGGCACGGTGCTGCGCAGCCGCGACGTCCAGCTGGCGTTCCTGGGGTTGATCCCCCAGCGGATCGTCGCGACGCAGCTGCTCTACCGCACCTGCGACCGCGACGGCGCGCCGGAGGCCGCCGTGACCACGGTGCTGGTCCCCGCGCAGCGTTCCTCGCGCAAGCCGATGCCGGTGCTGTCCTACCAGTGCGCCATCGACGCGGTGACCGACCGCTGTTTCCCGTCCTACGCGTTGCGCCGCGGCGCCCACGCGCTCGGCTCCCTGGCGCAGCTGGAATTCCTGTTGATGGCCGCCGCCCTGGCCGAGGGCTGGGCGGTGTCGGTGCCCGATCACGAGGGTGTGCGCGGCATGTGGGGCGCCCCCAACGAGCCCGGCTACCACATTCTCGACGGCGTGCGAGCCGCCCAGTCGGCGCCCACGCTGGAGCTGTCCCCCGACGCGCCAGTGGGCCTGTGGGGCTATTCGGGCGGCGGTCTGGCCACCGCCTGGGCGGCCGAGGTGTGCGCCGACTACGCACCGGAACTCGACATCGTCGGGGCGGTCCTGGGATCCCCCGTCGGCGATCTCGGCAGCACCTTCCGTCGGCTCAACGGCACCATCTATTCGGGGCTGCCCGCGACGGTGGTGGCCGCGCTGACCCACATCTACCCGGATCTGCACCGCCTCATCGACCAGCACGCCACCCCCGAGGGCAAGGCGATGCTGCAGCGCGTCGAGAAGCTGACCACCATGCACGCCGTGTTGAGCCTGGTGCGCATGGACATGGACAAGCTGGTCGACTGCCCGCTCGAGCAGATCCTCGACACCCCCGAGGTGCAGCATGTGTTCGCCGACATCAAGCTCGGCGGCACCGCGCCCACCCCGCCCGTGCTGGTGGTGCAGGCCGTGCACGACCGCATCGTCTCGGTCGACGACATCGATGAACTCACCGACACCTACAGCACCGGTGGGTCGCACGTCACCTATCACCGCGACCTGTTCAGCGAGCATCTGCTGCTGCATCCGATGTCGGCGCCCATGACGCTGCGGTGGCTCATCGACCGCTTCGAGGGCCGGCCGTTGTCGGAGAACGTCGTGCGCACCAAGTGGCCGACGCTGCTCAACCCCATGACCTACCAGGGCATGTGGCGGCTCGGTACGGTCGCGGCCCGGGTGGTCGCGGGACGGGTGCTCAACCGCCGTCCGTTGTGACCGGCGCCGCGTCCGCCGGCACGCCCAGCACCACGCCGTCGACCGGCGGATAGCCACCGAGGTCGTCGCGCGGGGACGCCACCGCGCACACCGCGTACACCAGCGCCGCGGTCGCCACGGGCACCAGCAGGGTCACCGCGATCTGCAGGGGTGTCTGCCCGAAGAACACCGCGGGCGCCTCGGTCACGTAGTGCACGCGCTGCTCGGGGGTCACCGGCGCCCCGTCGAGGTCGATCACGTCGTACCGGCCGCCCACCACCGCCGAGCCGACCAGCGTGGCCGCCGCGGCGCCACCCCCGACGCCCAGGCACAGCGCGATCAGCAGCACCGGCCCGCGGTGGGCGCGCCACTGCCAGGCTGCGGCCGAACCGACGACCGCCAGCACGCAGAGCAGACCCAGCATCAGGAACGACGCCACGAAGAAGTGATCCGCCTCGGCGCCCAGGTAGGCATGCACCCGGATGCCGCTCTTGGTCAGCGCGACGACGCCGCGCGCCGGCGGGGCCAGCCAGGCCCACAGCGCCCCGATCAGCGCACCGGCCACGGTCAGCGCGAGCACCACGATGAGCGCCGCGCGGGCGCGCGAGGTCCGCGGTGCGACGGTGGCGGCGGTCACCGCTGGGTCTCCAGATCGTGGGAGTCGACGACGCCGTGCCGCGAGCACTTGGCCCACCAGCCGTCCGGCCGCACCTGCACGATCATCCGTCGTCCGCAGGCCGCGCAGAACCGCGGCGGTTCCAGGCCCAGTTGGGCGGCGGTCGGAATCACCTTCGCCGCAACGTTATCGGCCGCAACGCCGGTGTATACGTTGAACGCTCCCGCGCCGACGGGGGTGGGCAGCGCCGGGGTTTCTGCGTCCATCACCGAATTCTTACAGGCTTGCGTTGAGCGCCTTGATCGGCATCTGCAGATCGTCGAGCAACTCCAGGTCCGATTCGGCGGGACGGCCCAGCGTGGTCAGGTAGTTGCCGACGATGACGGCGTTGATGCCGCCCAGGATGCCCTGCTTGGCGCCCAGGTCGCCGAGGGTGATCTCGCGACCGCCGGCGAACCGGAGCATGGTGCGCGGCAGTGCCAGGCGGAAGGCCGCCACGGCCCGCAGCGCATCGGCGGCCGGGAGGACCTCGAGGTCGCCGAAGGGGGTGCCGGGCCGGGGGTTCAGGAAGTTCAGCGGCACCTCGTGCGGGTCCAGTTCGGCCAGGTTGGCGGCGAACTCGGCGCGCTGCTCCAGCGTCTCACCCATGCCGAGGATGCCGCCGCAGCAGACCTCCATGCCGGCCTCGCGCACCATCTCGAGCGTGCCCCAGCGCTCCTCCCAGCTGTGCGTGGTCACCACGTTGGGGAAGAACGACTTGGCGGTCTCCAGGTTGTGGTTGTAGCGGTGCACGCCCATCTCGGCGAGGCGATCCACCTGCTCCTGGGAGAGCATGCCCAGCGAGCACGCGATCTGGATGTCGACCTCGTCGCGGATCGCCTCGATACCGGCGGCCACCTGCGCCAGCAGGCGCTCGTCGGGCCCGCGCACCGCGGCCACGATGCAGAATTCGGTGGCCCCGGACTTCGCGGTCTGCTTGGCGGCCTCGACCAGGCTCGGGATGTCGAGCCACGCGCTGCGCACCGGCGAGGCGAACAGGCCCGACTGCGAGCAGAAGTGGCAGTCCTCGGGGCAGCCACCGGTCTTGAGGCTGATGATGCCCTCGACCTCGACCTCGGGACCGCACCAGCGCATCCGGACCTCGTGGGCCAGCGCCAGCAGGTCCTCGAGCTGGTCATCAGGTAGCTGCAGCACCTGCAGCACCTGGTCCTGGGTCAGGCCTTCGCCACGTTCGAGCACCTGGTCACGGGCCACGCCCAGAACATCCACTGCCGCCTGCGTCACCAGCATTCCCTCCGTGGTCATCTCTCTTGAACGGTGTTCAGGTTAAGGTAACGGTGTGCAACTCCACAAACCCGACGTGGTGGATGCGGCGGCGGCAATCCTCGACAACTACGGAATCGCGGACCTGAGCATGCGCCGGCTGGCGCGCGAGCTCAACGTCAGCCCGGGCGCCCTGTACTGGCACTTCGCCAACAAGCAGGAACTGCTCGGCGCGGTGGCCGACCACATCCTGCGACCCGCCGTCATCGACGTGGCCGGGCTGAACTGGCGCCACGCGATCCAGGACATCTGCGCGGCGCTGCGCGACGCCCTGCTGTCGCACACCGACGGGGCCGAGCTCGTGTCCGCCAGCTTCGCCGCCGGCCAGTCGGAAACCGTGACCGACATCGTCGCCCAGCTGGCCGCGGCCGCCGCCGATGCCGGCGCCCGAAACGACGACGCCGACTCGACCGCGCGCACGCTGCTCTACTACGTCCTGGGGTTCACCGTCGACGAGCAGTCCCGCCGCCAGTGGGACGCCGCGGGTGCGCTCAGCGACGAGCAGTCGGTGCTGATGAGCGACACCGACCGACAGTTCGCGTTCGGTCTGCGCCTGCTGATCGACGGCCTGGCGGCCCACGAAGGGGCCACCGCGCCGTAGCGGTCAGCCGAGCCGGTGCTCGGTGCGGCTCTCACCTTCCCAGCGGCGCAGCCCGACGATCTCACCGACGATCTCCGCGGGTCCGCCCGCGATGCGCAGCGCCGTCGTGACGGTCTCGGGCGCCAGGCGCCGGGCCAGGGTGACGTGCGGGGTCCATTGCCCGGGAGCGGTGTGCGGCAGCGCCGCCGGCGCCAGCAGCGGCAGAGCCAACCGGTGCACCTCGCGGTGCAGCGCCAACAACTCGTCGCTCGGGACCACCAGCCGCGCGAGCACCCCGGCGCTGCGGCCGAAGACCAGCGTGGCGCCCAGCCGGGCCGGCAGCGGGAGGCGGTCGAGCACCCCGGCGAGCGCCGCATCCACCGACTCGTCGATCCGCTGCGCGACCGTCAGCGTGCAGTGCGGCCGGGCCGCCGGCGCGGGACTCGGTATCCCGGCCTCGCGCAAGCCCGCCCAGATCCGGCGGACCGCGGCCTCGGTGCCCTCGTCGAAGATCAGCTCGATCGAGTGGACCATCTCACAGGCTCGCGATCCACTGCCGGTCGAACGCGTCGGCGCACAGCGCCGCGAAATCGCCGCCGTCGCCGGCGGCGCCCGCGGGCAGCACCGCGCGCACCGGGGCCAGCGCGCTCAGGGCCTCGCGGTTGTCGCGTTCGGCCACGCCGGGCCGCGAAGGCCAGGCGCCGATCACCAGCCCGGCACACGGAATTCCCTGTCCGGCAAGCGCTTCCAGCGTCAGCGCGGTGTGGTTGAGCGTGCCCAGGCCGGCGGCGACGACCACCAGCACCGGCGCCGCCAGGTCCGCGGCCACATCGCGCAGCGTGACGCCGTCGGCACCGAGGGCCACCAGCAGTCCGCCGGCCCCCTCGACCAGCGTGAGCCGGTCGGGTCCGTCGGCGGCGCGCACCGAGGCCACCAGCTCATCCCGGGTGGGCAGCGGCAGTTCGGCCCGCCGGGCGGCCGCCACGGGCGCCAGGGGTTCGGGATAGCGCCAACCGCCGTGCAACCGGGTCGCGCCGGCGAGCCGGGCCACCTCGCCGAGGTCGTCGTCACCGTCGACGGTGCCGGTCTGCACCGGTTTGCACACCGCGACGTCGCGCCCGGCCAACCGCGCGGCGCAGGCCAGGGCGGCGGTTGTCACCGTCTTCCCGACCCCGGTGTCGGTGCCGGTCACCACCAGCACGGTCATGCGCGGGCGGCGGCGAGCACTTCGGAGAGCACCCTGCGCGCCGAGGCCATCTCGTCGTCGCTCAGCGAGGCGCGGGCGGTCAGGCGCAGCCGCGAGGTTCCGGCGGGCACCGTCGGCGGCCGGAAACATCCGACCCGGATCCCGCGATCCAGGCAGGCCGCGGCGGCGCCCACGGCCACCTCGGGATCGCCCAGGATGACCGACACCACGGCCGAGTCGGGTTGTTCGGGGCTGCCGCAGATGTGGGCCAGTTCGGTGGCGTGGGTCAGCACGGCGTGGGCGCGCTGCGGTTCGGCGATCAACACCTGCAGCGCGGCCAGCGCCGCGCCGACCGCGGCGGGCGTCAGCCCGGTGTCGAAGATGAAGGTCCGGGCGGTGTCGATGAGGTGCGCGCGCACCGCGGCGGGCCCCAGCACGGCCCCGCCCTGGCTGCCCAGCGCCTTGGACAGGGTCGTGGTCACGACGATGTCGGGATCGCCGGCCAGCCCGAGTTCCTGGACCAGGCCCTGTCCCCCGCTGCCGCGGACCCCGAGGCCGTGGGCCTCGTCCACGATCAGCAGCGCGCCGTGGCGTCGGCACACCTCGCGCAGTTTCCGCAGCGGGGCCAGCGCCCCGTCGGTGGAGAACACCGATTCGGTGACGACGACGGCGCGTTCCTCGGTGCGCTCGGCCAGCGCGGCCTCGACGGCGGCGACGTCGCGGTGCGGGGTCACCACCACCCGGGACCGGGACAGCCGGCACGCGTCGACCAGCGAGGCGTGGGTCATGGCGTCGGACACCAGCAGCGCGCCGGGGCCGGTCAGCGCGACGACCGCCCCGATGTTGGCCGTGTAGCCCGACGAGAACACCAGGGCCGATTCACTGCCGACGAACGCCGCCAGCGCGGTCTCGAACTCCTCGTGCAGTTCGGTGTTGCCCGTGACCAGCCGCGATCCACCCGCGCCGGCACCCCAGGTGCGCAGGGCGGCGATGCCGCCGTCGAGGACGGCGGGGTGTTGCGACAGGCCCAGGTAGTCGTTGGAGGCCAGGTCGAGTTCGGTGCCGACCGGCGGGCGCGTGCGCAGCGCGCGGCGCAGCCCGGCGGCCCGACGGTCACGCTCGACGTCGGCCAGCCAGGCCAACGGGGAAAGGCCGGTGTGCGTCACCCGATGCTCCTCAGTGCCGAATCCTCAGTGCCGAATTGAACACCGTTCAGGCTAATGCACGCGCGACGCCGATCATCGCGGCGGTGATCGCAGCGATCTCCTCGGCGGTGCAGATGAAGGGGGGCATGACGTAGATCAGGTTGCGGAACGGCCGCAGCCACACGCCATGGTCCAACGCGGCCACGGTGGCCACGGCGAGGTCGACCGGACGTTGCATCTCGATCACCCCGATGGCGCCCAGCACCCGCACGTCGGCGACGCCGGGCAGGTCCCGGGCCGGGGCCAACCCCGTCCGCAGCCCCGCCTCGATCTGCGTCACCCGCGCGCGCCAGTCCTGGCCGAGCAGCAACTCGACGCTGGCCACCGAGACCGCACACGCCAGCGCGTTGGCCATGAAGGTCGGGCCGTGCATCAGCGCGCCGGCCTCGGAATTGCTGATGACGGAGGCGATCTCGGCGGTGCACAGCGTGGCCGCCAAGGTCAGGTAGCCGCCCGTGAGCGCCTTGCCGACGCACATGATGTCGGGGCTCACACCGGCGTGGTCGGCGGCGAACAGCTCACCGGTGCGGCCGAAACCGGTGGCGATCTCGTCGAAGATCAACAGCACGTCGTGGCGATCACACAGCGCCCGCAGCTCGGTGAGGTAGCGCGGGTCGTGGAAGCGCATGCCCCCGGCGCCCTGCACCACGGGTTCGACGATCACCGCGGCCAGTTCGTCGGCGTGGCGGACCAATTGATCTTCGAAGGCCCGGCAGTACACCGGGTCGAACTCGCGCGGTGGGGCCGCGGCGAAGACCTGCTCGGCCAGCAGCGAGTTACCGCCGACGCCGGCGCCCGTCCACAGCTCGTGCATGCCGCCGTCGGGATCGCACACGCTCATCGGCGTGAAGGTGTCGCCGTGGTAGCCACCGCGCCACGTCATCAACCGGTGCTTGCCGGCCCGACCCCGAGACACCTGGTACTGCAGGGCCATCTTGACCGCGACCTCGACCGACACCGAACCGGAGTCGCTGAAGAACACCGTGTCCAGCCCGGCGGGGGTGATCTCGACGAGCAACTGCGCCAGCCGCGCGGCCGGTTCGTGGGTGAGCCCGCCGAACATCACGTGGTTCAGCACGCCCAGTTGCTTGGTGATCGCCGCGTCGAGCACGGGGTGGCCGTGCCCGTGCACCGCGGTCCACCAGGAGGCCATCGCGTCGAGGACCTCGACCTGCCGACCGTCGCGGGACAGGGTCAGCCACGCGCCGCGCGCACCCAGCGCCACGACCGGCGGCAACGTGCCCGGCGCGCCGATGGTGCTGTACGGATGCCACACATGGGCGGCGTCGACCGCACTGATCTCCTCGGGGGTCAACGCAGACACGGACACCGAGCCTAACGCGCCGCGGAAATGAGTTACGACGGTCGGTTAGGTAGATTGTCGGGCGACGATGATCGCCTTGCTCCCCAACCGGCCGGCTTCTGCAACCGTTCCGGAGCCTGCGTCCCCGCCCGCGAAGGGGGCCAGGAAGGCGGGTTTCTACCGACATGATCTCGATGGCCTGCGCGGCGTGGCCATCGCGCTGGTTGCTGTCTTCCATGTCTGGTTCGGCCGGGTTTCCGGTGGTGTCGACGTGTTCCTGGTGCTGTCCGGGTTCTTCTTCGGCGGCCGGCTGCTGCGCAACTCGCTG
It encodes the following:
- the hisD gene encoding histidinol dehydrogenase yields the protein MANFQMSRIDLRDRPLSVAQLRAALPRGGVDVDAVVPKVRPIVDDVAERGAPAALDYGASFDGVRPETVRVPAAALAQALDALDPEVRAALEVAIARARAVHADQRRTDTTTELAPGATVTERWVPVERVGLYVPGGNAVYPSSVVMNVVPAQLAGVDSLVIASPPQASGTGAFQALPHPTILAAAALLGVEEVWAVGGAQAVALLAYGGTDTDGAELASVDMITGPGNIYVTAAKRICRSQVGIDAEAGPTEIAILADHTADPVHVAADLISQAEHDEMAASVLVTCSPELADATDRELTVQLATTVHRDRVSTALSGRQSATVLVDDIDQGVRVVNAYAAEHLEIQTRDAAEVAHRIRSAGAIFVGPWSPVSLGDYCAGSNHVLPTAGCARHSSGLSVQTFLKGIHVVDYTEAALKDVSGHVITLSKAEDLPAHGEAVRRRFER
- the nadC gene encoding carboxylating nicotinate-nucleotide diphosphorylase produces the protein MTRIGLTAAELDEAREVIARGLDEDLRYGPDITSVATVAEDARTTAAMVTRAEGVVAGIDVALLVLDEVLGPDAYRVLGRADDGDLLRPGDPLLTLEATTRGLLTAERTMLNLICHLSGIASTTAQWVAEVDGTRAKIRDTRKTLPGLRVLQKYAVRVGGGVNHRMGLGDAALIKDNHVAAAGSVVAALRAVRAAAPDLPCEVEVDSLEQLDEVLREDVQLVLLDNFAVWETQIAVQRRDANAPDVQLESSGGLSLADAAAYAGTGVDYLAVGALTHSVRVLDIGLDF
- a CDS encoding L-aspartate oxidase, which encodes MTGPACGGSGPLAGMWQQRADVVVIGTGVAGLTAALAAHRAGRSVVVLSKAAPGTGATATFHAQGGIAVALGDDADAVATHVADTVAAGGGLCDPHAVESIVADGRRAVAQLVGDGARFDEVASGQWSLTREGGHSRRRIIHAGGDATGAEVQRALDAAAERLDIRYEHVAAEILLDDGAVVGVQVLSPQGMGVLHTAAVILATGGLGQLYAATTNPAGSTGDGIALALRAGAAVSDLEFIQFHPTMLFAAPSSDRADTRRPLITEALRGEGAILVDAQGNSVMDGLHPMRDLAPRDVVAAAIDANLRTTGSACVYLDARSIAGFEARFPTVTASCRAVGIDPTRQPIPVVPGAHYSCGGVVTDVAGRTDVPGLFAAGEVARTGMHGANRLASNSLLEGLVVGGRAGRSAADHAASVGAVTARAVRRDEHEMVERSELQHAMSRDASVVRDGAGLARLTETLAAAHRRPASTRARFEDAVLTVTARAVALAAAERTETRGSHHRSDHPLTDESRARSTMLRMVDEQLVVDAPVVA
- the nadA gene encoding quinolinate synthase NadA, with protein sequence MTVIDRDMDSAMVDRIVDGPGGYTGVAGDEQWAAQIRRLAKLRGATLLAHNYQLPEIQDVADHVGDSLALSRIAAEAPEDTIVFAGVHFMAETAKILSPDKTVLIPDQRAGCSLADSITAEDLRAWKDEHPDAVVVSYVNTTAAVKALTDICCTSSNAVEVVESIDPDREVLFCPDQFLGAHVRRMTGRENLHIWAGECHVHAGINGDELADQARTHPDAELFVHPECGCATSALYLAGEGAFPEDRVKILSTGGMLDAARESNARQVLVATEVGMLHQLRRAAPEIDFQAVNDRASCKYMKMITPAAMLRCLTEGADEVHVDPETAKLARASVQRMIEIGQPGGGE
- a CDS encoding NUDIX hydrolase, producing MGNSSTAHEVLAVVFQVRRLDSRNPQLSVLLWERALDPQRGAWSLPGGRLRHDEDMDSSVRRQLAEKVDLREIAHLEQLAVFSDPRRVPVDRTIASTFLGLVPSPATPELPPDTRWHPVDALPPMAFDHGPMVTHAHARLIAKLSYTNIGFALAPKEFALSTLRDIYGAALGYQVDATNLQRVLARRKVITRTGTTAQSGRSGGRPAALYQFADSQLRVTDEFAALRPPT